A single window of Rhizobium indicum DNA harbors:
- a CDS encoding TRAP transporter small permease subunit, translating to MSVLLAASRLIDSISQFMGKLSEYMVLFCCLISAGNAIVRYAFNYSSNGWLEIQWYLFAFVVMLGASHALRNNEHVRVDLIYGSVSDRAKIWIDIVGLIVFLLPACVYLTWLCWPFFALSYHQGEISGNAGGLIRWPVKLILVAGFALLSLQGLSELVKRIAALTGYISIDTKYEKPLQ from the coding sequence ATGTCGGTACTTCTGGCCGCAAGCCGGCTGATCGATTCGATCAGTCAGTTCATGGGCAAACTTTCCGAATATATGGTGCTGTTCTGCTGCCTGATCAGCGCCGGTAACGCCATCGTCCGTTATGCCTTCAACTACAGTTCGAACGGCTGGCTGGAGATCCAGTGGTATCTCTTCGCCTTCGTCGTCATGCTCGGCGCCTCGCATGCGCTGCGCAACAATGAGCATGTTCGCGTCGATCTGATCTATGGTTCTGTTTCCGACAGGGCGAAGATCTGGATCGACATCGTCGGCCTCATCGTCTTCCTCCTTCCCGCGTGCGTCTATCTCACCTGGCTGTGCTGGCCCTTCTTCGCGCTCTCCTATCATCAGGGGGAAATATCGGGCAATGCCGGTGGGTTGATCCGCTGGCCCGTCAAGTTGATCCTCGTTGCCGGCTTCGCGTTGCTCTCCCTTCAGGGCCTCTCGGAACTGGTCAAGCGGATCGCAGCGCTCACCGGCTATATCAGCATCGATACGAAATACGAAAAGCCGCTGCAGTAA
- a CDS encoding putative bifunctional diguanylate cyclase/phosphodiesterase: MKPDNPNRVPIDVYLSFVSSLSGNRMTLLVGVIVHVATCLAVAAKTQYSIYILLSVAFLLVFGARMAVFRQFDRVDKQSLSHAGIERWERVLVASGACTTALLGIASGYAIFVVRDSFAELACISVTMATMVSVVGRNYGSRFAVDLQTFFCCLPMIVCSLLVLDFYRGVLSILLIPFWLTTRAMANGVRDFLYENVIARREITIIADRFDTALNNMPHGLVMVDAENRIQVVNRKACELLKIGAPERLKDRDLGAVLRYGARYSFMDASQPELILRQLTQVAEGSLSRTLIHFPESLSLEFSASRRADGGAVLIFEDVSSRVKAEQKILHMVRFDALTGLPNRQYFGQLVQEYFAKYPKKNGPLGFMVLDIDEFKHVNDMRGHVTGDHLLCAIAARIKQASGNAILGRLMGDQFILFFPRAKEQVSLDREIRRVHAAIQGNYEVDEVTFLVSLSAGYAILESDAFAMDEWSVKADLALFESKSRFKGGISGFEREMDGRYIEQQKLKADLRDAVSAQALHLVFQPMFRADGSRIECAEALARWVHPERGSIPPDVFIRLAEDMGIISDITRFVLFKACSECMNWPEHIAVSVNLSARDLRDADILSVVAEALAHSGLAAARLHLEVTESCLIDEPAAVRAILAELRSRGITIAIDDFGTGFSSLSYLDTLPLDIVKIDRSFVRNIVEDARRLKLLRGTVNLARELGLKIVIEGVETEEQLALLNKHRSADLVQGYVFSRPVPSQNITLLQEGIGRRTVQRRRNKVA; the protein is encoded by the coding sequence ATGAAGCCAGATAACCCGAACAGGGTCCCAATAGATGTGTATCTGTCGTTTGTGAGTTCCCTCTCCGGGAATCGCATGACGCTTCTTGTTGGCGTGATTGTACATGTTGCGACGTGCCTTGCCGTGGCTGCCAAGACACAATACTCCATCTACATCCTGCTGTCGGTCGCCTTCCTTCTGGTCTTCGGCGCTCGCATGGCCGTCTTCCGGCAGTTCGATCGTGTCGACAAGCAGAGCCTGTCGCACGCCGGAATCGAACGGTGGGAGCGGGTTCTCGTTGCCAGTGGAGCCTGCACCACGGCGCTCCTCGGCATCGCCAGCGGCTACGCCATCTTCGTCGTGCGCGATTCCTTTGCGGAGCTTGCCTGCATTTCCGTCACCATGGCAACCATGGTTTCCGTCGTAGGCCGCAATTACGGTTCGCGCTTCGCAGTCGACCTCCAGACGTTCTTCTGCTGCCTGCCGATGATCGTCTGCAGCCTGCTGGTGCTAGATTTCTATCGCGGCGTGTTGTCGATCCTCCTCATTCCTTTCTGGCTGACGACGCGGGCCATGGCAAACGGCGTGCGCGATTTTCTCTATGAGAACGTCATTGCGCGCCGGGAAATCACCATCATTGCCGACCGTTTCGATACGGCGCTCAACAACATGCCGCACGGCCTCGTCATGGTCGATGCCGAAAACCGCATCCAGGTGGTCAATCGCAAGGCCTGCGAGCTTCTGAAGATCGGTGCGCCGGAGCGGCTGAAGGACCGCGACCTCGGCGCCGTGCTGCGCTACGGCGCGCGCTACAGCTTCATGGATGCCTCGCAGCCGGAGCTCATCCTGCGCCAGCTCACCCAGGTCGCCGAGGGCAGCCTGTCGCGCACGCTCATTCATTTTCCCGAGAGCCTGTCGCTCGAATTCTCCGCCAGCCGCAGGGCCGACGGCGGCGCCGTGCTGATCTTCGAGGACGTGTCAAGCCGGGTGAAGGCGGAGCAGAAGATCCTGCACATGGTGCGCTTCGACGCGCTGACCGGCCTGCCCAACCGGCAATATTTCGGCCAGTTGGTGCAGGAGTATTTTGCCAAGTATCCGAAGAAGAACGGGCCGCTCGGCTTCATGGTGCTCGATATCGACGAGTTCAAACATGTCAACGACATGCGCGGCCATGTGACCGGCGACCATCTGCTCTGCGCTATCGCCGCCCGCATCAAGCAGGCTTCCGGTAATGCCATCCTCGGCCGGCTGATGGGCGATCAGTTCATTCTGTTCTTCCCGCGTGCGAAGGAGCAGGTCTCGCTCGACCGCGAAATCCGCCGCGTTCATGCCGCGATTCAAGGTAACTACGAGGTCGACGAAGTGACTTTTCTCGTTTCGCTCAGCGCCGGCTACGCGATTCTCGAAAGCGACGCGTTCGCGATGGACGAATGGAGCGTCAAGGCGGATCTTGCTCTGTTCGAAAGCAAGTCGCGCTTCAAGGGCGGCATCTCAGGATTCGAGCGGGAGATGGACGGCCGCTATATCGAGCAACAGAAGCTGAAGGCGGATCTGCGCGACGCGGTCTCGGCGCAGGCGCTGCATCTCGTCTTCCAGCCGATGTTCCGGGCCGACGGCTCGCGGATCGAATGTGCCGAGGCCTTGGCGCGCTGGGTGCATCCGGAGAGGGGCTCGATCCCCCCCGATGTCTTCATCCGGCTCGCCGAAGATATGGGCATCATCTCCGACATCACCCGCTTCGTGCTGTTCAAGGCGTGCAGCGAATGCATGAACTGGCCGGAACATATCGCCGTTTCGGTCAACCTTTCGGCGCGGGATCTGCGCGATGCCGACATCCTTTCGGTGGTTGCCGAGGCGCTTGCCCATTCCGGCCTCGCCGCGGCACGACTGCATCTCGAAGTCACCGAGAGCTGCCTGATCGACGAGCCGGCGGCGGTGCGCGCCATCCTGGCGGAGCTCAGGTCCCGCGGCATCACCATTGCCATCGACGATTTCGGCACCGGTTTCTCCAGCCTCAGCTATCTCGACACGCTGCCGCTTGATATCGTCAAGATCGACCGGTCCTTCGTGCGCAACATCGTCGAGGATGCGCGCCGCCTCAAGCTCTTGCGCGGCACAGTCAATCTCGCCCGCGAACTGGGCCTGAAGATTGTCATCGAGGGCGTTGAGACCGAGGAGCAGCTGGCGCTGCTCAACAAGCACCGCAGCGCCGATCTCGTGCAGGGTTACGTTTTCTCGCGGCCGGTGCCTTCCCAGAACATCACGCTGCTACAAGAGGGCATCGGCCGCCGCACCGTCCAGCGCCGTCGCAACAAGGTCGCCTGA
- a CDS encoding N-acyl amino acid synthase FeeM domain-containing protein — MSDTLFTRGDFSRKILEILDNVEYRRVESGEDMEEVERLRYKAYRAHGALSLAPEGLLDDVDFDSHAYIFGLYYYGELVSTIRIHYVTPEHRISRSGEAFPEAMDELLDAGLTLIDPARFAADPEFTADMPWVPYLTLRPAIVAAAYFRADRVIQSVRPPHAAFYKRVFYADTIVPGRLAESYGVDVTLMATNVIEVGRKLLTRYPFFISSASEQRMMFSRNPNDTLPPLTIIPTARFVPPGELGTDLPL; from the coding sequence ATGTCAGACACACTTTTTACGCGTGGCGATTTCAGCAGGAAAATCCTGGAAATTCTGGATAATGTAGAGTATCGCCGCGTCGAAAGCGGCGAAGACATGGAGGAAGTGGAGCGGCTGCGCTACAAGGCCTACAGGGCCCACGGCGCGCTGTCGCTTGCCCCGGAAGGGCTATTGGATGATGTCGATTTCGACAGCCATGCCTATATCTTCGGTCTGTACTATTATGGCGAACTGGTCAGTACGATCCGAATTCATTATGTGACGCCGGAGCATCGTATCAGCCGGTCCGGAGAGGCCTTTCCCGAGGCGATGGATGAGCTTTTGGACGCCGGGCTGACCTTGATCGACCCGGCGCGTTTCGCGGCCGATCCGGAGTTCACCGCCGACATGCCATGGGTTCCCTATCTGACGCTGAGACCCGCCATCGTTGCGGCAGCGTATTTCCGGGCGGACCGCGTTATTCAGTCCGTCCGGCCCCCGCATGCCGCCTTCTACAAGCGGGTCTTCTATGCCGATACCATCGTGCCCGGCCGGCTGGCGGAGAGTTACGGGGTTGACGTGACGCTGATGGCGACGAACGTGATCGAGGTCGGGCGCAAGCTGTTGACGCGCTATCCTTTCTTCATCTCCAGCGCCAGCGAGCAGCGCATGATGTTTTCGCGCAATCCCAACGACACGCTGCCGCCGCTCACCATCATTCCGACGGCGCGTTTCGTGCCGCCAGGCGAACTTGGCACCGATCTGCCGCTGTGA
- a CDS encoding aa3-type cytochrome c oxidase subunit IV, whose amino-acid sequence MAEHHTGPVETGAPMDYKEHEKTYDMFIASAKYGSMLLIVLLLAMTAGFFGGAGLLGGLFVFIILLAAGIFLLR is encoded by the coding sequence ATGGCCGAACATCATACCGGACCGGTCGAGACCGGCGCGCCGATGGATTACAAAGAACATGAAAAGACCTACGACATGTTCATCGCCAGCGCGAAATACGGCTCGATGCTTCTCATCGTCCTCCTGCTTGCTATGACCGCCGGTTTCTTCGGCGGCGCCGGCCTTCTCGGCGGTCTCTTCGTCTTCATCATTCTACTCGCTGCCGGCATCTTCCTGCTCCGCTGA
- a CDS encoding Re/Si-specific NAD(P)(+) transhydrogenase subunit alpha, translating into MGNIVFVARENTGEETRVAASAETVKKMKSFGFDVVVEADAGAASRIPDGEFEAAGARIGSFADAASADVVLKVRRPSGSEISGYKSGAVIIAIMDPYGNDEAIAALASAGLSAFAMELMPRITRAQSMDVLSSQANLAGYQAVIEAAAVYDRAMPMMMTAAGTVPAAKVFVMGAGVAGLQAIATARRLGAAVSATDVRPAAKEQVASLGAKFIAVEDEEFKAAETAGGYAKEMSADYRAKQAVLVAEHIAKQDIVITTALIPGRAAPRLVSRAMLASMKSGAVAVDLAVERGGNIEGVVPGEIADVEGVSVIGFANMPGRVSASASALYAKNLVTFLETMVNKETRSVVVNLDDELVKATMLTYAGDVVHPAFGGAKKGDM; encoded by the coding sequence TTGGGCAATATCGTTTTCGTTGCAAGGGAAAACACGGGCGAGGAGACGCGCGTCGCCGCCTCCGCTGAGACCGTGAAGAAGATGAAGAGTTTCGGCTTCGACGTCGTCGTCGAAGCCGATGCCGGTGCGGCTTCGCGCATTCCCGACGGGGAGTTCGAGGCCGCCGGTGCCAGGATCGGCAGTTTTGCGGATGCAGCCTCGGCCGACGTGGTGCTGAAGGTGCGCCGTCCCAGCGGATCGGAAATCTCCGGCTATAAAAGCGGCGCCGTGATCATCGCCATCATGGATCCCTACGGCAATGACGAAGCGATCGCGGCACTGGCAAGTGCCGGGCTTTCGGCTTTCGCGATGGAACTGATGCCGCGCATTACCCGCGCCCAGTCCATGGACGTGCTGTCGTCCCAGGCCAATCTCGCCGGTTACCAAGCCGTCATCGAGGCAGCGGCGGTTTATGACCGCGCCATGCCGATGATGATGACGGCAGCCGGCACCGTGCCGGCTGCCAAGGTCTTCGTCATGGGCGCCGGTGTCGCCGGTCTTCAGGCGATCGCGACCGCGCGCCGCCTCGGCGCGGCGGTCTCGGCCACCGACGTTCGCCCTGCCGCCAAGGAACAGGTCGCTTCGCTTGGCGCCAAGTTCATCGCCGTCGAGGATGAAGAGTTCAAGGCGGCGGAAACGGCCGGCGGTTATGCCAAGGAAATGTCCGCCGACTATCGGGCGAAACAGGCGGTTCTGGTTGCCGAACACATCGCCAAGCAGGATATCGTCATCACCACCGCGCTGATCCCCGGTCGTGCGGCGCCGCGCCTCGTTTCGCGCGCCATGCTCGCCTCGATGAAATCAGGTGCGGTCGCCGTCGACCTCGCGGTCGAGCGCGGCGGCAATATCGAGGGCGTCGTCCCCGGCGAGATCGCCGATGTCGAAGGCGTCAGTGTGATCGGTTTCGCCAACATGCCGGGCCGGGTTTCGGCCAGTGCCTCGGCGCTCTACGCCAAGAACCTCGTGACCTTCCTCGAGACCATGGTCAACAAGGAAACCCGGAGCGTCGTCGTCAATCTCGACGACGAACTCGTCAAGGCGACGATGCTGACCTATGCCGGCGATGTCGTTCATCCCGCCTTCGGCGGCGCGAAGAAGGGAGACATGTGA
- a CDS encoding proton-translocating transhydrogenase family protein: MASEAMDRALEQLDQAVTAVITAAAQAPEAASAATGGAIDPFVFQLAIFVLSIFVGYYVVWSVTPALHTPLMAVTNAISSVIVVGALLAVGISTSGLATGFGFVALVLVSVNIFGGFLVTQRMLSMYRKKDR; this comes from the coding sequence ATGGCCAGTGAAGCAATGGACAGAGCGCTGGAGCAGCTCGACCAGGCGGTGACCGCCGTCATCACGGCGGCGGCCCAGGCACCGGAAGCGGCAAGTGCTGCGACCGGCGGGGCGATCGATCCCTTCGTCTTCCAGCTCGCGATCTTCGTATTGTCGATCTTCGTCGGCTATTACGTCGTGTGGTCGGTGACGCCGGCGCTGCATACGCCGCTGATGGCCGTCACCAATGCGATCTCCTCCGTCATCGTCGTCGGCGCGCTTCTGGCGGTCGGCATCTCGACCAGCGGGCTTGCCACCGGCTTCGGCTTCGTCGCCCTGGTGCTCGTCTCGGTGAACATCTTCGGCGGTTTCCTCGTCACGCAGCGGATGCTTTCGATGTACCGCAAGAAGGACCGGTGA
- a CDS encoding NAD(P)(+) transhydrogenase (Re/Si-specific) subunit beta → MTNIAAFLYLVSGVLFILALRGLSHPATSRKGNLYGMIGMGIAILTTLVLATPDFGGFVLIVLGLAIGGSVGAYVARTIPMTSMPQLVAGFHSLVGLAAVLVAASALYTPASFGIGEIGQIHTEARVEMALGVAIGALTFTGSIIAFLKLDGRMSGKPILLPYRHVINASLLVLIVLFIIGLAATESHFDFWAVVALSLALGVLLIVPIGGADMPVVVSMLNSYSGWAAAGIGFTLGNLALIITGALVGSSGAILSYIMCKGMNRSFVSVILGGFGGETASGGPDTSDRAVKLGSAEDAAYLMANASKVIIVPGYGMAVAQAQHALRELADNLKKNGVEVKYAIHPVAGRMPGHMNVLLAEANVPYDEVFELEDINSEFAQADVAYVIGANDVTNPAARDDKTSPIYGMPILDVDRAKTCLFVKRSLGSGYAGIDNTLFYKDGTMMLLGDAKKMTEDINKALAH, encoded by the coding sequence ATGACCAATATCGCAGCCTTCCTCTACCTCGTCTCCGGCGTGCTCTTCATCCTGGCGCTGCGCGGCCTGTCGCATCCGGCCACCAGCCGCAAGGGCAATCTCTACGGCATGATCGGCATGGGGATCGCGATCCTGACGACGCTGGTGCTGGCAACCCCTGACTTCGGCGGTTTCGTGCTGATCGTCCTTGGCCTTGCCATCGGCGGCAGCGTCGGCGCCTATGTCGCCCGCACCATCCCCATGACCTCGATGCCGCAGCTCGTCGCCGGTTTCCATTCGCTGGTCGGCCTCGCCGCCGTGCTGGTCGCAGCCTCCGCGCTCTATACGCCTGCTTCCTTCGGCATTGGCGAGATCGGCCAGATCCACACCGAGGCGCGCGTCGAGATGGCGCTCGGCGTGGCGATCGGGGCGCTGACCTTCACCGGCTCGATCATCGCCTTCCTGAAACTCGATGGACGCATGTCCGGCAAGCCGATCCTGCTGCCCTACCGGCATGTGATCAATGCGAGCCTGCTGGTGCTGATCGTGCTCTTCATCATCGGGCTTGCCGCCACCGAGAGCCATTTCGACTTCTGGGCCGTCGTCGCGCTGTCGCTGGCGCTCGGCGTTCTGCTGATCGTGCCGATCGGCGGGGCCGATATGCCGGTCGTCGTGTCGATGCTGAACTCCTATTCGGGCTGGGCCGCGGCCGGCATCGGCTTCACGCTCGGCAATCTGGCGCTGATCATTACGGGCGCGCTCGTCGGCTCCTCCGGCGCGATCCTCTCCTACATCATGTGCAAGGGCATGAATCGTTCCTTCGTCTCCGTCATCCTCGGCGGTTTCGGCGGTGAGACGGCGTCCGGCGGACCGGATACATCAGACAGGGCGGTCAAGCTCGGCTCGGCCGAGGATGCGGCCTATCTGATGGCCAATGCATCGAAGGTCATCATCGTGCCGGGATACGGCATGGCGGTCGCCCAGGCCCAGCATGCGCTGCGCGAGCTCGCCGATAATCTCAAAAAGAACGGCGTCGAGGTGAAATATGCAATCCACCCGGTCGCAGGCCGCATGCCCGGCCACATGAACGTGTTGCTCGCCGAGGCGAATGTTCCCTACGACGAGGTTTTCGAGCTCGAGGACATCAACTCGGAATTCGCCCAGGCCGACGTTGCCTATGTCATCGGTGCAAACGACGTCACCAATCCGGCGGCGCGCGACGACAAGACCTCGCCGATCTACGGCATGCCGATCCTCGACGTCGACCGGGCAAAGACCTGCCTCTTCGTCAAGCGCTCGCTCGGCTCGGGTTATGCCGGCATCGACAATACGCTGTTCTACAAGGACGGCACGATGATGCTGCTGGGTGACGCGAAGAAGATGACCGAGGATATCAACAAGGCGCTCGCGCATTGA
- a CDS encoding DUF992 domain-containing protein: MFKQTMIAAAALTAAAWASPAGAENYVTLGRLVCGSDGGQGLIVTSQKNLICTYTSAAGGAKAVYAGKIEKFGLDIGQTGKSVMIWQVLAKTGTDIPQFALAGEYYGIGADASIGAGAGAKIIAGGTDKAFMLQPLNVQAQEGLNLAIGVEKMTLVPGET; the protein is encoded by the coding sequence ATGTTCAAGCAAACGATGATCGCAGCCGCGGCACTGACAGCCGCTGCCTGGGCGAGCCCGGCGGGCGCGGAAAATTATGTCACGCTTGGCCGTCTGGTTTGTGGATCGGATGGCGGCCAGGGTCTGATCGTCACCTCGCAGAAGAACCTTATCTGCACCTACACGTCGGCGGCCGGCGGCGCCAAGGCAGTCTATGCCGGCAAAATCGAGAAATTCGGCCTCGATATCGGCCAGACCGGCAAGAGCGTCATGATCTGGCAGGTGCTGGCAAAGACCGGCACGGATATCCCGCAATTCGCCCTTGCCGGCGAATATTACGGGATCGGCGCCGATGCGAGCATCGGTGCAGGCGCCGGCGCCAAGATCATCGCCGGCGGCACCGACAAGGCCTTCATGCTGCAGCCATTGAACGTCCAGGCTCAGGAAGGCCTGAACCTGGCGATCGGCGTCGAAAAGATGACACTCGTGCCGGGAGAGACCTGA
- a CDS encoding sensor histidine kinase → MKLVALFFPKASIGTYLVAMAVAIALPIFAFVTLLLLQLEDNQRSTLRRETAQDALALSRIIDRQLQDMATTLRLLSSSPELENGNLASFHERTETALRDNTLFVIAVDHTGQQLLNTRRAFGTPLGKTANIPALEAVMASGRIEASDVFRGRTSGEWVYNVTLPRKNEPVAALIITQNAKDLGKLVTTEGLASGWSAAVIDESGHVVAATGPANLEPGTPFDPRILPALIASRGVFQDETILPHMLLGYAQIPGWSWKTVIWGPIAQASILSTWRFLIIGGVALVLVAVLGAYAVARQVRTTIRDIADMANRMGEGHIVSPVETSVIEANQVAIALSNASFDRSETEDRLRFVMHELVHRTKNLLTLAQAMMRQLAKQSDSVETFRAAVSDRLEGLVRSIELLTSEQWGGVSLRRVVDIHLHAFPQSREQIDISGEDFVLKPDAVQNLGLALHELATNSVKYGALSVPQGRVRFEWRDVSEEDKPDALLRFTWEERGGPPVTEPSRSGFGTTVIKAHAASAFRGTVEIDFRPEGLLWVLTAQRATLERE, encoded by the coding sequence ATGAAGCTGGTTGCGCTGTTCTTTCCCAAGGCTTCGATCGGCACCTACCTCGTCGCCATGGCGGTGGCAATCGCACTGCCGATCTTCGCCTTTGTGACGCTGCTTCTGCTGCAGCTGGAGGACAACCAGCGCTCGACGCTGAGGCGCGAAACGGCTCAGGATGCTCTCGCCCTTTCGCGCATCATCGACCGCCAGCTCCAGGATATGGCAACGACGCTACGGCTGCTTTCGAGTTCACCGGAGCTGGAAAACGGCAATCTCGCCTCCTTCCACGAGCGCACCGAAACGGCCCTCAGAGACAATACGCTTTTCGTCATCGCCGTTGACCACACCGGCCAGCAGCTCCTGAACACGCGCCGTGCGTTCGGCACACCGCTCGGCAAGACGGCGAACATCCCCGCCCTCGAGGCGGTCATGGCGTCCGGTCGCATCGAAGCCTCCGACGTCTTTCGCGGCCGGACCAGCGGCGAATGGGTCTATAACGTCACCCTGCCGCGGAAGAATGAGCCCGTCGCAGCCCTCATCATCACGCAAAACGCGAAGGATCTGGGCAAGCTCGTGACCACCGAGGGTCTTGCCTCCGGCTGGTCGGCCGCCGTCATCGATGAAAGCGGCCACGTCGTCGCGGCCACCGGCCCCGCCAATCTCGAACCCGGCACGCCATTCGATCCGCGCATTCTGCCGGCACTCATCGCGTCCCGCGGTGTCTTCCAGGACGAGACGATCCTGCCGCACATGCTCCTCGGTTATGCCCAGATCCCCGGCTGGTCCTGGAAGACGGTGATCTGGGGACCGATCGCCCAGGCTTCGATCCTCAGCACCTGGCGTTTCCTCATCATCGGCGGCGTGGCACTGGTGCTCGTCGCCGTGCTGGGTGCCTATGCCGTCGCAAGACAGGTGCGCACCACCATCCGCGATATCGCCGACATGGCGAACCGCATGGGCGAAGGCCATATCGTCTCGCCGGTCGAGACCAGCGTCATCGAGGCCAACCAGGTGGCGATTGCCCTTTCGAATGCCTCTTTCGATCGCAGCGAGACCGAGGACCGGCTCCGTTTCGTCATGCACGAGCTTGTCCACCGCACCAAAAACCTTCTGACGCTTGCCCAGGCAATGATGCGCCAGCTCGCCAAGCAGTCCGACAGCGTCGAGACCTTCCGCGCCGCCGTCTCCGACCGCCTCGAAGGATTGGTGCGTTCGATCGAGCTCCTGACCAGCGAACAATGGGGAGGCGTGTCGCTGCGGCGGGTCGTCGACATCCATTTGCACGCCTTCCCGCAATCGCGCGAGCAGATCGACATCAGCGGCGAAGACTTCGTGCTGAAGCCGGATGCCGTGCAGAATCTCGGCCTCGCCTTGCACGAACTCGCCACCAATTCGGTGAAATACGGTGCGCTCTCCGTACCGCAAGGCCGTGTCCGCTTCGAATGGCGCGATGTCAGCGAGGAAGACAAGCCGGATGCCCTGCTCCGCTTCACCTGGGAAGAACGCGGCGGCCCGCCGGTCACCGAGCCGTCGCGCTCGGGCTTCGGCACGACCGTTATCAAGGCTCATGCCGCCTCCGCCTTCCGCGGCACGGTTGAGATCGATTTCCGGCCGGAAGGCCTGTTATGGGTGCTGACGGCGCAGCGCGCCACGCTGGAGCGGGAATAA
- a CDS encoding tetratricopeptide repeat protein produces MAVNTFNPSRALRLQKTAFLPALTLAAMFGLAGCETTNTTDAVIRIDKAQGSEENIASLTAVINANPRDPEGYNVRGSAYGRAGQFRPALNDFNTALQINPRFFQAYANRALVYRNMGQQAQAISDYNAALQINPSYDVAYIGRGNVYRMAGQDDQAFNDFDKAIQLGTTDGRAYHNRGLIYQKRNQQDKAIDDFSKAISLAPNSAEPYNGRGISYIALNDDDNAFADFNHAIELNGNIAESWANQALVYERRGDKAKAARSYRHAIGLDPKYQPARDGLARVGVAPAG; encoded by the coding sequence ATGGCTGTCAACACCTTTAATCCGTCCCGCGCTTTGCGCTTGCAGAAAACGGCATTCCTGCCCGCTTTGACGCTGGCGGCAATGTTTGGCCTCGCCGGCTGCGAGACGACCAATACCACGGATGCCGTAATCCGCATCGACAAGGCGCAGGGTTCGGAAGAGAACATCGCGTCGCTGACGGCGGTCATCAACGCCAATCCGAGGGATCCCGAAGGTTACAACGTCCGTGGTTCCGCCTATGGCCGCGCCGGCCAGTTCCGCCCGGCGCTGAATGATTTCAACACGGCATTGCAGATCAATCCGCGGTTTTTCCAGGCTTACGCCAACCGCGCTCTCGTCTATCGCAACATGGGCCAGCAGGCCCAGGCGATTTCCGATTACAATGCCGCCCTGCAGATCAATCCGAGCTACGACGTCGCCTATATCGGCCGCGGCAATGTCTATCGCATGGCCGGCCAGGATGATCAGGCTTTCAACGATTTCGACAAGGCGATCCAGCTCGGCACGACCGATGGCCGCGCCTACCACAATCGCGGCCTGATCTATCAGAAGCGCAATCAGCAGGATAAGGCGATCGACGATTTCTCGAAAGCGATCTCGCTCGCGCCGAATTCGGCCGAGCCCTATAATGGCCGCGGCATTTCCTATATCGCGCTGAACGACGACGACAACGCCTTTGCCGATTTCAACCATGCAATCGAGCTTAACGGCAACATCGCCGAATCCTGGGCCAACCAGGCGCTGGTCTACGAACGCCGCGGCGACAAGGCGAAGGCTGCCCGCTCCTATCGTCACGCGATCGGCCTCGATCCCAAGTACCAGCCGGCTCGTGACGGCCTTGCTCGCGTCGGCGTCGCCCCAGCCGGCTAA
- the rpsU gene encoding 30S ribosomal protein S21 — MQVLVRDNNVDQALRALKKKMQREGIFREMKMRDYYEKPSQKRAREKAEAVRRVRKLARKRAQREGLVAAR, encoded by the coding sequence GTGCAGGTACTTGTCCGCGATAACAATGTTGATCAGGCTCTCCGCGCTCTCAAGAAGAAGATGCAGCGCGAAGGCATTTTCCGCGAAATGAAGATGCGCGACTATTACGAGAAGCCGTCGCAGAAGCGTGCTCGCGAAAAGGCCGAGGCTGTTCGTCGTGTTCGCAAGCTGGCCCGCAAGCGCGCCCAGCGCGAAGGTCTGGTCGCAGCACGCTGA